A window of the Listeria swaminathanii genome harbors these coding sequences:
- a CDS encoding carbohydrate ABC transporter permease: MVGHNSKAGKIVRYILTTLLMLVMIYPFIYLVLNSFAAWDQVDKKLIPTEFTTRSWDWLFGNSVVAAPAPWIHAFINTIIVSTIATGLMLLFGLMVGYALAKVDFKGKKIVNNAILFQMFFPAIILLIPQFLMITDFGLLDTYAGMIIPTMLSLWAVFMYTNFFKAIPDTLIEAAKLDGASDLKILFRVVLPMSKSITTVIFLFLFTDRWTNLLWDMLVTKSDGTVTLNVLISQMFGPYATYPGPMYAASVLLTLPLIILFLFFSKKFQEGMQFTLK, translated from the coding sequence ATGGTTGGACATAATAGTAAAGCAGGGAAAATTGTTCGCTATATACTGACAACATTACTCATGCTAGTCATGATTTATCCGTTTATTTATTTGGTATTAAACTCATTTGCTGCTTGGGATCAAGTGGATAAAAAGCTGATACCGACTGAATTCACCACCCGTTCGTGGGATTGGTTGTTTGGTAATTCAGTAGTTGCAGCGCCGGCACCGTGGATTCATGCGTTTATTAATACAATTATTGTTTCGACCATTGCTACAGGCTTGATGTTGCTTTTCGGCCTAATGGTTGGCTATGCGCTGGCTAAGGTTGATTTTAAGGGCAAGAAAATTGTTAATAATGCGATTTTATTTCAAATGTTTTTCCCGGCGATTATCTTGCTGATTCCGCAATTTTTAATGATTACGGATTTTGGTTTACTGGATACGTATGCGGGGATGATTATCCCGACAATGCTTAGTTTATGGGCAGTTTTTATGTATACCAACTTTTTCAAAGCTATTCCAGATACGTTAATTGAAGCGGCAAAGCTAGACGGAGCGAGCGATTTGAAAATTCTGTTTCGTGTTGTTCTGCCGATGTCTAAATCAATTACGACGGTTATCTTCTTATTCCTATTTACAGACAGATGGACGAATTTGCTTTGGGATATGCTAGTAACGAAGAGTGATGGCACGGTGACGTTGAATGTGCTCATTTCGCAAATGTTTGGACCTTATGCAACGTATCCTGGTCCAATGTATGCAGCTTCAGTATTACTAACGCTTCCACTTATTATTCTGTTCTTATTCTTCTCGAAGAAATTCCAAGAAGGAATGCAATTCACTTTGAAATAA
- a CDS encoding amidohydrolase family protein — MKIITIEEHFESEVITNEINKVTGNIVSGQVSPEMFNYMQKELPSAAEMQETKNRLAFMDQHGIDMQVLSYGNSSPQNLDPKISVALCKRANDELAKVIQTNPSRFAGFAVLPVGSPEDAAIELKRAVEELGFKGALVKGQFENKYFDNSFYYPIFEMAEKLDVPISFHPSFIPGQITEQYFASEAWSDVVTGVFSSAGFGWHMDVGIQVVRMILSGIFDKLPNLKIITGHLGEMVPMFLERMDDTLGHWTTLERKISDYYRTNVYVTPSGLLYQNEWKFLLNELDENHLIYALDYPFVKPENAGTFLDTLDLTDETKAKIAHKNAEKLLHL, encoded by the coding sequence ATGAAAATTATCACGATAGAAGAACATTTTGAATCCGAAGTAATTACGAACGAAATTAACAAGGTGACTGGAAACATAGTAAGCGGGCAGGTTAGTCCGGAAATGTTTAATTATATGCAAAAGGAACTTCCGTCAGCAGCTGAAATGCAAGAAACAAAAAATCGGTTAGCATTTATGGATCAACATGGCATTGATATGCAAGTTCTTTCTTATGGAAATAGTTCGCCGCAAAACTTAGATCCAAAAATTTCGGTAGCACTGTGTAAACGAGCAAATGATGAACTAGCGAAAGTGATTCAAACAAATCCTAGTCGTTTTGCAGGTTTCGCCGTTTTACCTGTGGGCTCACCAGAAGACGCAGCGATTGAATTAAAAAGAGCAGTAGAAGAATTAGGTTTCAAAGGGGCGCTTGTAAAAGGTCAATTTGAAAATAAATACTTTGATAATAGCTTTTATTATCCGATTTTTGAGATGGCGGAGAAATTAGATGTACCTATTTCATTCCACCCATCGTTTATTCCAGGACAAATTACGGAACAGTATTTTGCCAGTGAAGCTTGGTCTGACGTGGTTACAGGAGTATTTTCTTCCGCTGGTTTTGGTTGGCATATGGACGTTGGTATTCAAGTCGTGCGAATGATTCTTTCCGGTATTTTTGATAAATTGCCGAATTTAAAAATCATTACAGGACATTTAGGCGAAATGGTACCAATGTTTTTAGAAAGAATGGACGACACGCTAGGACACTGGACAACGCTTGAACGGAAAATTTCTGATTACTACCGGACAAATGTGTATGTGACACCAAGCGGATTATTATACCAAAATGAATGGAAGTTTTTATTAAATGAATTAGATGAAAACCATCTCATTTATGCGCTAGATTATCCTTTTGTAAAACCAGAAAATGCCGGAACTTTCTTAGATACGCTTGATTTAACGGACGAAACAAAAGCAAAAATCGCTCACAAAAACGCAGAAAAATTATTACATTTATAA
- a CDS encoding BtaManbiosPhlase — MNIYRYEENPLITPLDVKPIHEGFEVIGAFNAGVAEYNGEVLLLLRVAEKPVSADPEVVLAPVYNAESKALELQEFRLDDENYDFEDPRMIRNKAKLEGFSFLTSLSYIRIARSKDGHHFALDEKPFLYPFNEYQTFGIEDARVTQIGDTYHVNFSAVSEFGVADALITTKDFENLEYQGNIFAPENKDVLIFPEKINGKYYALHRPSLKSIGNLDIWIASSPDLRSFGDHRHLLGIRPGEYDSGRVGGGCVPIKTEEGWLILYHGATKENRYVMGAALLDLNDPTIVLKRTKTPILEPVADYEKNGFFGDVVFACGAIQEGDTLHMYYGVADTSMAGCDMKVSEILHQLEVENK, encoded by the coding sequence ATGAACATTTATCGTTATGAAGAAAATCCATTAATTACACCGTTAGACGTAAAACCAATTCATGAAGGATTCGAAGTGATTGGTGCTTTCAATGCGGGTGTAGCAGAGTATAATGGCGAAGTGCTTTTACTGCTTCGTGTCGCAGAAAAACCAGTAAGTGCGGACCCTGAAGTGGTACTTGCACCAGTGTATAATGCGGAAAGTAAAGCATTAGAGCTGCAAGAATTCCGGTTAGATGATGAAAATTATGATTTTGAAGATCCACGAATGATTCGTAATAAAGCAAAACTAGAAGGTTTTTCTTTTTTGACTTCTCTTTCTTATATTCGAATTGCGCGTAGTAAAGATGGTCACCATTTTGCATTAGATGAAAAACCGTTTTTATATCCATTTAATGAGTATCAAACATTTGGTATTGAAGATGCTCGGGTAACGCAAATAGGCGATACATATCACGTGAACTTTAGTGCGGTATCTGAGTTTGGCGTGGCGGATGCATTAATTACAACAAAAGACTTTGAAAATTTGGAGTATCAAGGAAATATTTTTGCTCCTGAAAATAAAGATGTACTGATTTTTCCAGAAAAAATTAACGGAAAATATTATGCCTTGCATCGCCCGAGTTTGAAAAGTATTGGGAATTTAGATATTTGGATTGCTTCATCACCAGATTTGCGCAGCTTTGGCGACCATCGTCATTTGCTAGGTATTCGTCCCGGTGAATATGATAGTGGCCGAGTTGGCGGCGGTTGTGTACCAATCAAAACGGAAGAAGGCTGGCTGATTTTATATCACGGTGCGACCAAAGAAAATCGTTATGTGATGGGCGCGGCGTTGCTTGATTTAAATGACCCAACAATTGTGCTAAAAAGAACGAAAACCCCGATTTTAGAACCGGTAGCTGATTATGAAAAAAATGGCTTCTTTGGCGATGTTGTTTTTGCTTGTGGAGCAATCCAAGAAGGCGACACGCTACATATGTATTACGGCGTGGCGGATACTTCAATGGCAGGATGCGATATGAAAGTCAGTGAAATTTTACATCAGTTAGAAGTGGAAAATAAATGA
- the cshA gene encoding degradosome RNA helicase CshA — translation MTKFSEFGLDEKIVKSVNRMGFEEATPIQEKTIPLGLAGKDLIGQAQTGTGKTAAFGLPMIHKIDQKSNNVQALIIAPTRELAIQVSEELYKLSYDKHVRVLAVYGGSDISRQIRSLKKNPQIVVGTPGRILDHINRRTLKLDNVETLVLDEADEMLNMGFIDDIETILKEVPAERQTLLFSATMPDPIRRIGERFMHSPELIRIKAKEMTALLIEQFFVKVHEKEKFDVLSRLLDVQAPELAIVFGRTKRRVDELSRALDMRGYVAEGIHGDLTQAKRMSVLRKFKEGKIDVLVATDVAARGLDISGVTHVYNYDIPQDPESYVHRIGRTGRAGKEGMAITFVQPREMGYLRIVEETTKKRMQPLQAPTWDEAFAGQLRVATEKIQEAITEENLADYKTFANELLEKYDATDIAAAMLKMLAKEPDKTPVHITEERPLPSRGGGGGYKGKNGKGGKGGGYRGGSGKGGSYRDRNNSGKGRRSGGGSGGGSGSGGGGNRDRRSGGEQRSGGNKGNYSQKSK, via the coding sequence TTGACAAAATTTTCGGAGTTCGGACTGGACGAAAAAATTGTAAAATCAGTAAATCGGATGGGGTTTGAAGAAGCAACACCAATCCAAGAAAAGACAATTCCACTAGGACTAGCAGGTAAAGACTTAATCGGGCAAGCACAAACAGGTACTGGTAAAACAGCCGCTTTTGGTCTTCCAATGATCCACAAAATTGACCAAAAGAGTAACAACGTACAAGCTTTAATTATTGCTCCAACACGTGAACTTGCAATCCAAGTTTCTGAAGAGCTTTATAAACTTAGCTACGACAAACATGTACGCGTGCTAGCGGTTTACGGTGGTAGTGATATCAGCCGTCAAATCCGTTCACTTAAGAAAAACCCACAAATCGTAGTTGGTACGCCAGGACGTATTTTGGATCATATTAACCGTCGCACACTGAAACTAGACAACGTGGAAACACTTGTACTAGATGAAGCTGACGAAATGCTAAACATGGGCTTCATTGATGATATCGAAACTATTCTAAAAGAAGTACCAGCAGAACGTCAAACATTACTATTTTCTGCAACGATGCCTGATCCAATTCGCCGTATTGGTGAACGTTTCATGCACAGCCCAGAACTTATTCGCATTAAAGCAAAAGAAATGACTGCACTATTAATCGAACAATTCTTCGTAAAAGTGCACGAAAAAGAAAAATTTGACGTATTATCTCGTTTATTAGACGTTCAAGCACCAGAACTAGCAATCGTTTTCGGTCGTACAAAACGTCGTGTAGACGAACTATCTCGCGCGCTTGATATGCGTGGTTATGTGGCTGAAGGTATCCACGGTGACTTAACGCAAGCAAAACGTATGAGCGTACTACGCAAATTTAAAGAAGGAAAAATTGATGTTCTTGTTGCAACAGATGTAGCAGCACGTGGACTTGATATTTCCGGCGTAACACACGTATATAACTATGACATTCCACAAGATCCAGAAAGCTATGTTCACCGTATCGGTCGTACTGGTCGTGCTGGTAAAGAAGGTATGGCGATTACTTTCGTACAACCTCGTGAAATGGGTTACCTACGTATTGTTGAAGAAACTACGAAAAAACGTATGCAACCACTTCAAGCTCCTACATGGGACGAAGCATTTGCAGGCCAATTACGCGTAGCAACTGAAAAAATTCAAGAAGCAATCACAGAAGAAAACTTAGCTGACTACAAAACGTTTGCTAACGAACTTCTTGAAAAATACGATGCAACTGACATCGCAGCAGCAATGCTTAAAATGTTAGCGAAAGAACCAGATAAAACTCCTGTCCATATTACTGAAGAACGTCCATTACCATCCCGTGGTGGCGGTGGCGGCTACAAAGGTAAAAATGGTAAAGGCGGCAAAGGTGGCGGCTATCGCGGCGGAAGCGGCAAAGGCGGAAGCTACCGTGATCGCAACAACAGCGGAAAAGGTCGTCGTAGTGGCGGCGGTTCCGGTGGTGGAAGTGGCTCTGGCGGTGGCGGAAATCGTGATCGTCGTAGTGGCGGCGAACAACGTAGCGGCGGCAACAAAGGCAACTACTCACAAAAATCTAAATAA
- a CDS encoding winged helix-turn-helix transcriptional regulator, whose protein sequence is MTKVYNIGVEATLEVIGGKWKPVILCHLREGKKRTGELKRLIPNITQKMLTQQLRELEKSGVIVRKVYEQIPPKVEYSLSEYGESLSEILNKLCLWGENHVDLLLTKNEDIVLLKRD, encoded by the coding sequence ATGACTAAAGTATATAATATCGGCGTCGAAGCTACACTAGAAGTTATAGGCGGCAAATGGAAACCAGTTATCCTTTGTCATTTACGCGAAGGCAAAAAACGAACTGGCGAATTAAAACGACTAATCCCCAACATCACACAAAAAATGCTCACACAACAATTGCGCGAGCTGGAAAAATCCGGGGTTATTGTGCGCAAAGTATATGAGCAAATCCCACCAAAAGTCGAGTATTCTTTAAGCGAATACGGCGAATCGTTGTCGGAGATTTTGAATAAACTTTGCTTATGGGGCGAGAATCATGTTGATCTTTTGCTTACGAAGAATGAGGATATTGTTTTGTTGAAGCGAGATTAA
- a CDS encoding alpha-amylase family glycosyl hydrolase, giving the protein MEFWRGSVFYEIYMKSFQDSNGDGLGDFKGLTSRLDYLADLGIDGIWLTPFYPSPQVDNGYDVSDYCEINPDYGNMTDFREFMKAADARGIKVIIDLVLNHSSTEHAWFKESRMNKTNPKRDYYIWREKPNNWESFFGGSAWELDELTGEYYYHSFAKEQADLNWANQAVQAEMEQVLAFWLNEGVAGFRLDVINNLTLVLEFPDNPVVEGEMEHVYDRNQRGLEQALEHIATFCRKECEVFLVGEISSDKLPEIAKYSSKKMLDVTFNFNFGSVEQIDAKSVFTSLNEMETELQEGQWPTLFFGSHDMSRYTTRLADGNLIKTKLLAFLMLTAKGVPFIYYGEEMGMPDLTFSSVEEMRDIQGTAAYYQALQRGKAETQALESAIEKTRDKARGPMVFPDGKPFTSGESWIKTASLQEKEALSMWHLYKELLTFRKEYDFKDKEYTSLKLDGEILSYQRGEILFLLHFGEGEVVYPFRGQGRLVFGEADMLETGIKMGAHAGIALRVED; this is encoded by the coding sequence TTGGAGTTTTGGCGAGGCAGTGTTTTTTATGAAATTTATATGAAATCATTTCAGGATAGTAATGGTGATGGTTTAGGTGATTTTAAAGGGTTGACTAGCAGGTTAGACTATCTGGCGGATTTGGGGATAGATGGTATTTGGCTCACACCATTTTATCCTTCGCCGCAAGTGGATAATGGCTATGATGTTTCGGATTACTGCGAAATAAACCCGGATTACGGCAATATGACTGATTTTCGTGAGTTTATGAAAGCGGCTGATGCGCGAGGTATAAAAGTCATTATTGATTTAGTGCTCAATCATTCATCGACGGAGCATGCTTGGTTTAAGGAATCGCGTATGAATAAAACCAATCCTAAACGAGATTATTATATTTGGCGCGAAAAACCGAATAATTGGGAGTCGTTTTTTGGCGGTTCTGCTTGGGAATTAGATGAGCTTACTGGCGAATATTATTATCATAGTTTTGCTAAAGAACAAGCTGATTTGAACTGGGCAAACCAAGCTGTTCAAGCGGAAATGGAGCAAGTGTTAGCGTTTTGGTTAAATGAAGGCGTGGCTGGTTTTAGACTAGATGTTATTAATAATTTAACGCTCGTCTTGGAGTTTCCGGATAATCCAGTTGTTGAGGGTGAAATGGAGCATGTCTATGACCGTAATCAGCGAGGATTGGAACAAGCTTTGGAGCATATTGCCACTTTTTGCCGTAAAGAGTGTGAGGTGTTTTTAGTAGGCGAAATTAGTTCGGATAAATTGCCGGAAATTGCGAAGTATAGCTCGAAAAAAATGCTTGATGTAACGTTTAATTTTAATTTTGGAAGTGTGGAACAAATTGACGCGAAATCTGTATTTACTTCGTTGAATGAGATGGAAACAGAATTACAGGAAGGGCAATGGCCGACGCTTTTCTTTGGAAGCCATGATATGAGCCGATATACAACGCGGCTTGCGGATGGAAACTTGATAAAAACAAAGCTTTTAGCATTTTTAATGTTGACTGCGAAAGGCGTGCCGTTTATTTATTACGGGGAAGAAATGGGGATGCCGGATTTAACGTTTTCGTCAGTGGAAGAGATGCGTGATATTCAAGGAACAGCTGCTTATTACCAAGCGTTGCAAAGGGGGAAAGCTGAAACGCAAGCCCTTGAAAGCGCGATAGAAAAAACGCGTGATAAAGCTCGCGGCCCGATGGTATTTCCGGACGGGAAACCATTCACTTCGGGCGAGTCATGGATTAAAACGGCTAGTTTACAAGAAAAAGAAGCGCTATCGATGTGGCATCTTTATAAAGAATTACTTACTTTCCGAAAAGAATATGACTTTAAAGATAAAGAATACACTTCTTTGAAATTAGATGGCGAAATACTCAGCTATCAACGTGGTGAAATCTTATTTTTACTTCATTTTGGAGAGGGCGAAGTGGTCTATCCGTTTCGAGGGCAAGGGAGGCTCGTTTTTGGGGAAGCGGATATGTTAGAAACGGGTATTAAGATGGGTGCGCATGCCGGAATTGCGCTCAGAGTGGAGGATTAA
- a CDS encoding DUF2316 family protein: MTLSKEQIKSTKSEFAANLAQADLTVAEVAKELNTSEVKIERILGLKQRSLNDGWILRNYLLEKVAEAGKTPVPFTALGGDYHGYWFLDGGQIDSGVLSEGDR; this comes from the coding sequence ATGACTTTATCAAAAGAACAAATCAAGTCAACGAAAAGTGAATTTGCGGCTAATCTAGCACAGGCGGATCTAACCGTCGCAGAAGTGGCAAAAGAATTAAATACAAGTGAAGTGAAAATTGAACGGATTTTAGGTTTGAAACAACGTTCTTTAAATGATGGCTGGATTTTGCGAAATTATTTGCTTGAAAAGGTCGCGGAGGCAGGGAAGACGCCTGTTCCGTTTACGGCTCTTGGTGGAGATTATCATGGGTATTGGTTTTTAGATGGGGGACAAATTGATTCTGGGGTGTTAAGTGAGGGAGATCGTTAA
- a CDS encoding phospho-sugar mutase, which produces MTWQNYLNAWQNADLPDEWQDEIKRVANESERFDGYLTFGTGGMRGKMGVGSKRINLFTIRRVAKGLGEYVVANGGAEKGVAIAYDSRHHSNTFAAETAKVLSALGIRVYLSDAIRPTPALSFCVRERAAFAGVVITASHNPSIYNGFKVYDKNGCQITLEVAEEIAGYLAKITDIFSIPVRELPNLLVTLIGKEMDDAYLKALTEVGSRPDLLADYGNELTICYTPLHGAGKELVMRGLLENGLSNVTLISEQSEPDGDFPTVISPNPEEENSFELAKKQAGKIQADLILATDPDADRLGVAVLNNQNEYQILTGNQLGALLLDYILSAKTQLTEADTMINTIVTGDLGGKIASHFGVSHIQTLTGFKFIGEKIAEMEGTEAKFVFGYEESYGYLIAPFVRDKDAVQAALLTAEMTLFYKKEGTTLLARLQNLYGKFGYHKEHLHTITLENNDGNAKMNQVIELLRKEPTFLSEIVTVEDFLTSTRTNLLTNEVTSVHLPKENVLKFYLADESWFAIRPSGTEPKCKIYFQTIGKTEEIATEAMDNLKKRVLAKWN; this is translated from the coding sequence ATGACCTGGCAAAACTACTTGAACGCCTGGCAAAATGCTGATTTACCTGATGAATGGCAGGATGAAATAAAACGAGTAGCAAATGAAAGCGAAAGATTTGATGGTTACTTAACGTTCGGGACAGGTGGAATGCGCGGTAAAATGGGTGTTGGCTCGAAACGCATTAACCTTTTTACGATTAGAAGAGTGGCTAAAGGGTTAGGGGAATATGTTGTAGCAAATGGCGGCGCGGAAAAGGGTGTTGCGATTGCATATGATTCTAGACATCATTCAAATACTTTTGCGGCTGAAACGGCGAAAGTTTTATCGGCGCTAGGAATTAGAGTTTATTTATCTGACGCGATTCGCCCGACCCCAGCATTATCTTTTTGCGTTCGAGAAAGAGCTGCTTTTGCAGGTGTCGTCATTACCGCAAGTCATAATCCTTCTATATATAACGGATTTAAAGTGTATGACAAAAATGGCTGCCAAATCACACTAGAAGTAGCAGAGGAAATTGCTGGCTATTTAGCTAAAATAACTGATATTTTTAGCATACCAGTGCGCGAACTACCAAATCTGTTAGTTACGCTCATCGGAAAAGAAATGGACGATGCATATTTAAAGGCATTAACTGAAGTAGGGTCTCGACCAGACTTGCTTGCTGATTATGGGAATGAATTAACTATTTGCTATACACCGCTTCATGGTGCGGGTAAAGAGCTCGTTATGCGCGGACTCTTAGAAAATGGTTTGTCGAATGTCACGCTTATTTCCGAGCAAAGTGAGCCCGATGGAGATTTTCCGACAGTTATTTCGCCAAATCCTGAAGAAGAAAATAGTTTTGAACTTGCCAAAAAACAAGCGGGGAAAATACAAGCTGATCTTATTTTGGCAACAGATCCTGACGCCGACAGACTTGGAGTGGCAGTTTTAAACAACCAAAACGAGTACCAAATTTTAACAGGAAACCAGCTTGGGGCGTTATTATTAGATTATATTCTGTCAGCAAAAACACAGTTAACAGAAGCGGATACGATGATAAATACGATTGTCACTGGGGATTTAGGTGGTAAAATAGCGAGCCACTTTGGCGTTAGTCACATTCAAACACTTACAGGATTCAAATTCATTGGTGAAAAAATAGCCGAAATGGAAGGGACAGAAGCTAAGTTTGTTTTTGGATATGAAGAAAGCTATGGCTATTTGATTGCGCCATTTGTCCGTGATAAAGATGCAGTTCAAGCAGCGCTACTAACAGCAGAAATGACGCTTTTCTATAAAAAAGAAGGAACCACACTCCTTGCTCGACTGCAAAATTTATATGGGAAATTTGGCTATCACAAAGAACATCTGCACACGATTACACTCGAAAACAACGATGGCAATGCAAAAATGAACCAAGTGATCGAATTGCTACGAAAAGAACCCACTTTTTTATCTGAAATAGTAACTGTTGAAGATTTTCTGACGAGCACGCGAACGAACCTTTTAACGAATGAAGTAACAAGTGTTCACCTACCTAAAGAAAATGTTTTGAAATTTTACTTAGCAGATGAATCCTGGTTCGCTATACGACCATCAGGGACGGAACCTAAGTGCAAAATCTATTTCCAAACAATCGGTAAAACAGAAGAAATCGCAACAGAAGCAATGGACAATCTAAAAAAACGCGTACTAGCTAAATGGAATTAA
- a CDS encoding MTP-1 family protein: protein MKSIETLLQTFRENTTARGTQIQLNGAGDKDVYNITAPFSWLDKTYIAGRVESRDSEFAEVHFFENTGTDTYQLVEKGVVLALQDPFVTFVQGELIIGGVEVFPQETDPTKLDWRTNLYRATSLTDFEQILTGPIGMKDLRIKELADGRILVLTRPQGEKGGRGKIGAIVIDSLVELTKEKIETAPLLKRNFSGDEWGGGNEIHLLEDGSVGVLGHIACFDELGDRHYYACSFQLNEDFTQIEQEKIIAERANFAPSEPKRPDLADVVFSGGLIRNADGTATLYAGIGDSDAQKLTIPDPFKNN, encoded by the coding sequence TTGAAATCAATAGAAACCTTATTGCAAACATTTCGTGAAAATACGACAGCGCGTGGAACTCAGATTCAATTAAATGGAGCGGGTGACAAGGATGTATATAATATTACCGCGCCTTTTAGCTGGCTGGATAAAACATACATTGCTGGTCGAGTGGAGTCGCGGGATAGCGAGTTTGCAGAAGTACATTTTTTTGAAAACACGGGGACAGACACGTATCAATTAGTTGAAAAGGGAGTTGTACTAGCGCTCCAAGACCCATTTGTCACGTTTGTTCAAGGGGAACTAATCATTGGTGGTGTAGAAGTTTTTCCGCAAGAAACGGATCCAACTAAGCTAGATTGGCGAACCAATTTGTATCGTGCCACCTCGCTTACTGACTTCGAACAAATCCTTACTGGTCCAATTGGAATGAAAGATTTACGTATCAAAGAGCTAGCAGACGGACGCATTTTAGTATTAACGAGACCACAAGGCGAAAAAGGCGGTCGTGGAAAAATTGGTGCAATCGTCATTGATTCTTTGGTGGAATTAACAAAGGAGAAAATAGAAACAGCCCCACTTTTGAAACGAAATTTTTCAGGTGATGAATGGGGTGGCGGCAACGAAATTCATTTGTTAGAAGATGGTAGCGTTGGTGTTCTTGGCCATATTGCTTGTTTTGATGAGCTCGGCGATCGCCACTATTACGCATGTTCTTTTCAATTGAATGAAGATTTTACACAAATCGAGCAAGAAAAAATAATCGCTGAACGCGCTAATTTTGCTCCGAGTGAACCAAAAAGACCGGATTTAGCGGACGTTGTGTTTAGCGGCGGTTTAATCAGGAATGCGGATGGGACTGCCACGCTTTATGCGGGGATTGGCGATTCAGATGCGCAAAAATTAACTATTCCAGATCCATTTAAAAATAACTAA
- a CDS encoding QueT transporter family protein, producing MKMKILTVNAIIAALYVVLGMIVAPIGFMALQFRIPEIFNHLIVFNKKYFWGIIVGVFITNLFFSGLGWIDLVFGVAQSAISLLLMIGISKYVKGIIPRMIINTILFSVTMAIIAWELVIVFDLPFLITWATTAASEFIVMGVGIPLMYLLNKRLNFRKMID from the coding sequence ATGAAAATGAAAATTTTGACGGTGAATGCAATTATTGCCGCACTGTATGTAGTGCTCGGAATGATTGTCGCACCAATTGGGTTTATGGCATTACAATTTAGAATACCAGAAATTTTTAATCACCTAATCGTCTTTAATAAAAAGTACTTTTGGGGCATTATCGTAGGTGTTTTTATTACGAATTTGTTCTTTTCCGGATTAGGTTGGATTGATTTAGTTTTTGGCGTAGCGCAGTCAGCTATTTCCCTTTTACTAATGATTGGAATTTCTAAATACGTTAAAGGAATTATTCCGCGGATGATTATTAATACGATTCTATTTTCCGTAACGATGGCGATTATCGCTTGGGAGCTAGTGATCGTTTTTGACTTACCATTCCTAATTACTTGGGCAACAACAGCCGCAAGTGAGTTCATTGTGATGGGTGTCGGGATTCCGCTAATGTATCTATTAAATAAACGGTTGAATTTCCGTAAAATGATTGATTAA
- a CDS encoding TetR/AcrR family transcriptional regulator → MNKYIKVHQPLNVDLRAQKTQTKLYTVIERFYKEGQTFESITVKDLCEQAQVSRATFYRHHEEIIQVVEVQLLRTMQYFSLKFDQTFLTKQNIQQLIIATIQENQLLFQVIFWSRAENIFLDVVSGEILRIALLKEVSFSDNKFIPNYLARMILSLAAEVHQAKKEYTNSQLIDLVQEAAHFSQK, encoded by the coding sequence ATTAATAAATATATAAAAGTACATCAGCCATTAAATGTCGATTTACGCGCACAAAAAACGCAAACTAAATTATATACGGTTATTGAGCGATTTTATAAAGAAGGCCAAACATTCGAATCCATTACTGTAAAAGATTTATGTGAACAAGCGCAAGTATCACGTGCCACTTTTTATCGTCATCATGAAGAAATTATTCAAGTCGTTGAAGTCCAGCTTTTACGGACAATGCAGTATTTTTCTTTGAAATTCGATCAAACTTTTTTGACAAAGCAAAATATCCAGCAGTTAATTATTGCTACCATTCAGGAAAACCAACTTTTATTCCAAGTGATTTTTTGGAGTCGCGCTGAAAATATTTTTTTAGATGTCGTCTCTGGAGAAATACTTCGAATTGCTTTATTAAAAGAAGTTTCCTTTTCCGATAATAAGTTTATTCCCAATTATTTAGCTAGGATGATTTTAAGTTTGGCGGCTGAAGTACATCAAGCTAAAAAGGAATATACGAACAGCCAATTAATTGATTTAGTACAGGAAGCCGCTCATTTTTCCCAAAAATAA